A DNA window from Calliphora vicina chromosome 1, idCalVici1.1, whole genome shotgun sequence contains the following coding sequences:
- the Fer2LCH gene encoding ferritin light chain codes for MKSFIVVALLAAICAVVKTEDVCHTNVEKACGGTTISGPSICNSIYGGIERVEPEVQAYINSHLTKSYEYLLLATHFNSYQKNRPGFQKLYQGLSDRSFDDTIDMIKQLSRRGGKANFNVVHESPATISRKAMNLEVDELHSLAMALDTEKQLSTGAFHVHNHALHSAERDPEMAQYVEEKFLGKQAETVRKLSGYANDLAKLMNQQDPSLAVYLFDEYLQKQ; via the exons atgaaatcgtttattgttgttgctttgtTGGCTGCTATTTGCGCCGTAGTAAAAACCGAAGATGTCTGTCACACTAACGTAGAGAAGGCATGCGGAGGCACCACAATCTCTG GCCCCTCCATTTGTAACTCCATTTATGGTGGCATTGAGCGCGTCGAACCGGAAGTCCAAGCTTACATCAACTCTCATTTGACTAAATCCTATGAATACTTGTTGTTGGCTACCCACTTCAACTCCTACCAAAAGAATCGTCCCGGCTTCCAAAAACTCTACCAAGGACTCTCCGATCGTTCTTTCGATGATACTATTGACATGATCAAACAGTTGTCTCGTCGTGGTGGTAAAGCCAACTTCAATGTTGTCCATGAAAGTCCCGCTACCATCAGCAGAAAGGCCATGAACTTGGAAGTTGATGAACTACACTCTTTGGCCATGGCTTTGGATACTGAGAAACAATTGTCCACTGGTGCCTTCCATGTCCACAATCATGCTCTACACTCTGCTGAACGTGACCCTGAAATGGCCCAATATGTCGAAGAGAAATTCTTGGGCAAACAAGCTGAAACCGTACGTAAATTGTCTGGTTATGCCAACGATTTAGCCAAATTGATGAACCAACAAGATCCCTCATTGGCCGTCTATTTGTTCGATGAATATTTGCAaaagcaataa